A stretch of the Filimonas lacunae genome encodes the following:
- the hutI gene encoding imidazolonepropionase, which produces MSNAVIINIDKLINVREEYPLLQGGALAQLPVRQNAFLRIRDGRIVATGSMPQWEAADNETVIDAKGGSVLPGWCDSHTHIVFAATREDEFVDKIKGLSYAEIAAKGGGILNSARRLRTTSEDDLLEMAWQRLHKLVHQGTTAIEIKSGYGLTLNDELKMLRVIQRLKQKAPIPVKATFLGAHAIPEEYKNNTEGYINLVIDEMLPAIEKEKLADYVDVFCENGFFSAEQTWRIGQAGLKHGLLPKIHANQLSLSGGVQTGVKLGAVSVDHLETMDEEAIQVLANSNTIGTLLPTAAFFLRMAFQPARQLINAGCAIALASDYNPGSSPSGNMNLVVAMSCIQMKMLPEEAINAATINGAYAMQVQQEVGSITTGKLANLIITKPIPSIAYLPYSFGDNLVEKVIVRGSVWE; this is translated from the coding sequence ATGAGTAATGCCGTGATAATTAACATTGATAAGCTGATAAATGTTCGGGAAGAATACCCCCTGTTACAAGGGGGGGCGCTGGCGCAGTTGCCTGTGAGGCAAAACGCCTTTTTGCGCATCAGGGACGGGCGGATAGTGGCTACAGGCAGCATGCCGCAATGGGAAGCGGCGGATAACGAAACGGTTATTGATGCGAAGGGGGGCAGTGTTTTACCGGGCTGGTGCGATAGCCACACACATATTGTGTTTGCCGCTACCCGGGAAGATGAATTTGTGGATAAGATAAAAGGACTGAGCTATGCAGAAATAGCAGCTAAAGGCGGTGGGATACTCAACTCGGCCCGCAGGCTGCGCACTACCAGCGAAGATGATTTGTTGGAGATGGCATGGCAACGGTTGCACAAACTGGTGCACCAGGGAACAACCGCTATTGAAATAAAAAGCGGTTACGGATTAACGTTGAACGATGAATTAAAAATGTTGCGGGTAATTCAACGGTTAAAGCAAAAAGCGCCTATTCCGGTAAAAGCCACTTTCCTGGGGGCGCATGCGATTCCGGAGGAATATAAAAACAATACCGAAGGCTATATTAACCTGGTGATTGATGAAATGTTACCGGCTATTGAAAAAGAAAAGCTGGCAGATTATGTAGATGTGTTTTGTGAAAACGGCTTTTTTTCGGCGGAGCAAACCTGGCGTATTGGGCAGGCTGGTTTGAAACATGGGTTATTACCTAAAATACATGCCAACCAGTTAAGCCTGTCGGGGGGGGTGCAAACCGGCGTGAAACTGGGTGCTGTTAGCGTAGACCACCTGGAAACAATGGATGAAGAAGCGATACAGGTGCTGGCCAATAGTAATACGATTGGTACTTTATTGCCTACCGCCGCCTTTTTTCTACGTATGGCCTTTCAACCGGCGCGGCAGCTGATTAATGCAGGATGCGCCATTGCGCTGGCCAGTGATTATAATCCCGGCTCCAGCCCCAGCGGAAACATGAACCTGGTGGTAGCAATGAGTTGTATTCAAATGAAAATGCTACCCGAGGAAGCTATTAATGCCGCCACCATCAACGGTGCTTATGCCATGCAGGTGCAGCAGGAGGTGGGCAGTATCACTACCGGTAAACTGGCCAACCTTATTATTACCAAACCTATTCCCTCTATTGCTTACCTTCCTTACTCTTTCGGAGATAACCTGGTTGAAAAAGTAATAGTGAGAGGAAGTGTATGGGAATAA
- a CDS encoding site-specific recombinase has protein sequence MGINKKQQRRDLYIESVENDFHLHILAREQGLDFLIDLFNKVRPRKGKDNAETRLQLVIKQLQEKPHLLQNLRVAVMAQLGHTNFVPALTESGMLLSRGFVQELGSRLSHKLLPSLQQEDELIYILNRIFYKKNDYIWVEAIDRNTWKAFFDQLNISLHQQHTSLPQQLRQALLVLSYRVANFSLDPEVVRFLPEEMQANNVFIRQNHIINQLQTKEEFHIPDTYAFPGIDTLNGLVDECMDTVQRIQELQAIKGASLSLSYLTLSMRYNLARMKILADVLENNKNFTTDKLVDFFRLEVHYEKRKNSIRELFSRTFGHIAYQIAEHKGTKGDKYITTTRLEYAKMMVSAMWGGLIVCLMVLFKTLLGKVHMLPLWLGAAYSVNYSLGFVAIEETKATLATKQPAFTASAVAGSLDVRKNEQPNLYSLAITVARVTRSQFASFFGNLVVVFPVTYLIAWLYDLCFAHKLVEGPQAMKLLIDQHPWKSLSLLYACNTGVFLFVSGLIAGFIQNKIQYSRVAERMQMHPVMRLTIPGDRLRRLAHYIEHHAGSLTGNIVLGFFLGMSSVVVKLFGIPFDIRHITISAGNVAMGAYGLGLQNIPWQLLTQVIAGVLAIGFFNFLVSFALAFIVAVKSRGIRLRDYPEFIRILWRYFKKYPFDFIRPRKNGGITEA, from the coding sequence ATGGGAATAAACAAAAAACAGCAAAGAAGGGATTTGTACATAGAGTCGGTTGAAAACGACTTTCACCTGCACATACTTGCCCGCGAGCAGGGATTGGACTTTTTAATAGACCTGTTTAATAAGGTACGCCCCCGCAAGGGTAAGGATAATGCCGAAACCCGACTGCAACTGGTGATAAAGCAATTACAGGAAAAGCCGCACCTGTTGCAAAATTTACGGGTAGCAGTGATGGCACAATTGGGGCATACCAACTTTGTTCCGGCGCTTACAGAAAGCGGGATGTTGTTGTCGCGCGGCTTTGTGCAGGAGCTGGGTTCGCGCCTGAGCCATAAACTGTTGCCCTCTCTGCAGCAGGAAGATGAGTTGATCTATATCCTTAACCGCATCTTTTATAAAAAGAATGATTACATATGGGTAGAAGCGATTGACCGCAATACCTGGAAAGCTTTTTTTGATCAGCTGAATATTTCTTTGCATCAACAACATACCAGTTTACCGCAACAGTTACGGCAGGCTTTACTGGTGCTTTCGTACCGGGTGGCTAATTTTTCGCTGGACCCGGAAGTGGTAAGATTTTTACCGGAAGAAATGCAGGCCAATAATGTATTTATCCGGCAAAATCATATCATTAACCAGCTGCAAACCAAGGAGGAGTTTCACATACCTGATACCTATGCTTTTCCGGGTATAGACACTTTGAATGGCCTGGTGGATGAGTGTATGGATACGGTGCAGCGTATACAGGAATTACAGGCCATTAAAGGGGCCAGCCTTTCATTAAGCTATCTAACGCTTTCTATGCGTTACAATCTTGCCCGGATGAAAATTCTGGCAGATGTGCTGGAAAACAATAAAAACTTTACTACTGATAAACTGGTTGATTTTTTCAGGCTGGAAGTGCATTACGAGAAAAGAAAGAACAGTATTCGTGAATTGTTCTCGCGCACTTTTGGACATATCGCGTACCAGATAGCAGAGCATAAGGGCACCAAAGGGGATAAGTACATTACTACCACCCGGCTGGAATATGCTAAAATGATGGTAAGTGCTATGTGGGGTGGATTGATCGTGTGCTTAATGGTGCTGTTTAAAACCCTGTTGGGCAAAGTGCATATGTTGCCTTTATGGTTGGGGGCTGCTTATAGTGTAAACTATAGCCTGGGTTTTGTAGCTATTGAAGAAACCAAAGCTACGCTGGCCACGAAGCAGCCTGCTTTTACTGCCAGTGCTGTTGCCGGCTCGCTGGACGTGCGCAAGAACGAACAACCCAACCTGTATAGTTTAGCTATTACTGTGGCGCGGGTAACCCGCAGCCAGTTTGCTTCTTTCTTTGGTAACCTGGTAGTGGTGTTTCCGGTTACTTATTTAATAGCCTGGTTGTATGATCTCTGCTTTGCCCATAAGCTGGTGGAAGGACCACAGGCCATGAAACTACTGATAGACCAGCATCCCTGGAAAAGTCTTTCTTTATTATATGCCTGCAACACGGGTGTGTTTTTGTTTGTGAGCGGGTTGATTGCCGGTTTTATACAAAACAAGATACAATACAGCCGTGTGGCCGAACGTATGCAAATGCACCCGGTAATGCGCCTGACCATTCCGGGCGACCGCTTGCGGCGGCTGGCACATTATATAGAGCATCATGCGGGTAGTTTAACGGGGAATATTGTACTGGGCTTTTTTCTGGGTATGAGCAGTGTGGTGGTGAAGTTGTTTGGTATTCCTTTCGATATCCGGCATATCACCATTTCAGCAGGTAATGTGGCGATGGGGGCTTACGGCCTGGGGTTGCAAAATATACCGTGGCAGTTGCTTACCCAGGTAATAGCGGGAGTGCTGGCGATAGGGTTTTTTAACTTCCTGGTAAGTTTTGCGCTGGCGTTTATTGTAGCCGTAAAATCGCGCGGAATACGATTGAGGGATTATCCGGAATTTATCAGGATATTGTGGCGCTATTTTAAGAAATATCCATTCGATTTTATCCGGCCCCGGAAAAACGGTGGCATAACGGAGGCTTGA
- a CDS encoding formimidoylglutamase, with protein sequence MKHLKLYTKEDILAVTRIRKFETKLGECVQVLNDFSNIEASLLQTDADYIIVGIPEDIGVKANMGAGGADTAWLPFLRAFLNVQSNDFLQGLEVLVLGHFDFSDMSEVIETNALTPDEKIEAYRHAVRTIDDEVENIVKLITQCGKIPIVIGGGHNNAYPCIKGAAKGLYKAGMIPIAQINAINLDAHADYRPSEGRHSGNAFRYAEEDNFLEKYCIIGLHENYLTQNTWMDMVNNPFMDVITFEDIFLHEKHNFLQAIAHAAAFTEGTFCGIELDMDSIEQVLSSAITPTGIKPLQARQYVHYTAMDTKVAYLHICEGATQLADGRRDDSTGKLISYLVTDFVKSHQAVLNGKD encoded by the coding sequence ATGAAACACTTGAAGCTATACACAAAAGAAGACATTTTAGCTGTTACACGAATCCGGAAATTCGAAACCAAGCTGGGCGAATGCGTTCAGGTGTTAAACGATTTTTCCAATATAGAAGCTTCTTTACTGCAAACCGATGCCGACTATATTATTGTGGGCATTCCGGAAGACATAGGAGTGAAAGCCAATATGGGAGCGGGTGGGGCCGACACTGCCTGGTTACCTTTTTTAAGAGCATTTTTGAATGTACAAAGCAACGATTTTTTGCAAGGGCTGGAAGTGCTGGTGCTGGGGCATTTTGATTTTTCGGACATGAGCGAAGTAATAGAAACCAACGCGCTTACGCCGGATGAAAAGATTGAAGCATACCGGCATGCGGTAAGAACCATAGATGATGAGGTAGAAAATATTGTAAAGCTGATTACGCAATGTGGTAAAATTCCTATTGTAATAGGTGGTGGCCATAACAATGCTTATCCATGTATCAAAGGCGCTGCCAAAGGTTTGTATAAAGCCGGTATGATACCTATTGCGCAAATCAACGCTATTAACCTGGATGCACATGCCGATTACCGCCCTAGCGAAGGACGCCACAGCGGCAATGCCTTCCGCTATGCAGAAGAAGACAACTTCCTGGAAAAATATTGCATCATTGGTTTACACGAAAACTATCTTACCCAGAACACATGGATGGATATGGTCAACAACCCATTCATGGATGTGATTACGTTTGAAGATATTTTCCTGCACGAAAAGCATAACTTTTTGCAGGCTATAGCACATGCCGCCGCCTTTACAGAAGGTACTTTCTGCGGCATTGAGCTGGACATGGACAGCATTGAACAAGTACTGAGCAGCGCTATTACTCCCACAGGTATAAAACCCCTGCAGGCAAGACAATATGTACACTATACAGCTATGGATACCAAAGTGGCCTACCTGCACATTTGTGAAGGTGCTACCCAACTGGCCGATGGCAGAAGAGATGATAGCACCGGCAAGCTGATCAGTTACCTGGTTACCGACTTTGTAAAAAGCCACCAGGCGGTATTGAACGGTAAAGATTAA
- a CDS encoding ABC-F family ATP-binding cassette domain-containing protein: MLIGFNNVTFEFGARVIVSEATWHIHPGERIGLIGYNGTGKSTMLKLIVGQYLPSVGTVEKGRGVTIGYLHQDLLSFDTNDSILEVAMGAFERVKQLEKEIEELGIELERTSDEKLLEKYTDKLHELEVLGGYTIHHRTEEVLQGLGFSNADVNRPYKEFSGGWRMRVLLAKMILQAPDVLLLDEPTNHLDLPSIEWLEKYLTHYQGSVVIVSHDKFFLNRMVNKIVDLYQQELHIYSGNYEYYEKEKEIRVEMQQRAYENQQDYIRQQERFIERFKAKASKAAAAQSAMKRLDKIDRIEQVEIERPNLRINFQIDKQPGKVLVDLKGVSKQFGENTIISGAVAEIERGDKIALIGANGKGKSTVLRIIAGTESYSGERVWGHNVEESFYAQHQLEALDLNNTILEEMQTARSGKTDLELRSLLGCFLFGGDDIDKRIKVLSGGEKARVALAKVIVSKANFLMLDEPTNHLDMHSVELLADALNKYEGSLIFVSHDRFFISRTANKIWEIIDHEIKEFKGTYTEYMEWKERMAKQQRNNKDKEAPAKEAPKQEAQPAKAAPQPKAALDQDQKKELQRLQKQFSKAEQDLARVQEEAKKLEAEMGNPDNYSDKTKFTALEQQYKAVQQKLATANKEYETLFEKVMSMES; the protein is encoded by the coding sequence ATGTTAATAGGTTTTAATAACGTCACGTTCGAGTTTGGTGCCCGCGTAATAGTATCAGAAGCCACCTGGCACATTCATCCGGGAGAAAGAATTGGTTTAATCGGCTATAACGGAACCGGCAAGTCCACTATGTTGAAACTGATTGTAGGGCAATACCTGCCTTCTGTTGGTACAGTAGAAAAAGGACGCGGTGTTACTATTGGCTACCTGCACCAGGATCTGCTGAGCTTCGACACCAACGATTCTATATTGGAAGTGGCCATGGGCGCATTCGAGCGCGTAAAGCAACTGGAAAAAGAAATTGAAGAACTGGGCATTGAGCTGGAAAGAACCAGCGATGAAAAGTTACTGGAAAAATACACCGATAAACTGCACGAGCTCGAAGTGCTGGGTGGTTACACCATTCACCACCGCACCGAAGAAGTACTGCAAGGCTTAGGCTTCAGCAATGCTGATGTAAACCGCCCGTATAAAGAGTTCAGCGGTGGCTGGCGTATGCGCGTGCTGCTGGCGAAAATGATATTACAGGCACCGGACGTACTGTTGTTGGATGAACCTACCAACCACCTGGACTTACCTTCTATCGAATGGCTGGAAAAATACCTCACCCACTACCAGGGCAGTGTGGTAATTGTGAGCCACGATAAGTTTTTCCTCAACCGCATGGTAAACAAAATTGTAGACCTGTACCAGCAGGAACTGCATATTTACAGCGGCAACTACGAATATTACGAGAAAGAGAAAGAGATACGCGTTGAAATGCAACAGCGGGCTTATGAAAACCAGCAGGATTACATACGCCAGCAAGAGCGCTTTATCGAACGCTTTAAGGCTAAAGCCAGCAAGGCTGCCGCTGCTCAAAGCGCCATGAAACGCCTGGATAAAATTGACCGCATTGAACAGGTAGAGATTGAAAGGCCTAACCTGCGCATTAACTTCCAGATAGACAAACAGCCGGGTAAAGTGCTGGTAGATTTAAAAGGAGTAAGCAAGCAGTTTGGCGAAAATACCATTATCAGCGGCGCAGTTGCAGAAATTGAACGTGGCGATAAAATTGCCCTGATCGGTGCCAACGGTAAAGGTAAATCTACCGTGTTGCGCATTATTGCCGGCACAGAATCTTATTCCGGCGAAAGAGTATGGGGCCACAACGTAGAAGAAAGCTTTTACGCCCAGCACCAGCTGGAAGCGCTGGATTTAAACAATACCATTTTAGAAGAAATGCAAACCGCCCGCAGTGGCAAAACCGACCTGGAACTACGTTCCTTATTGGGTTGTTTCCTGTTTGGCGGCGATGATATAGACAAACGTATTAAAGTACTGAGCGGTGGCGAAAAAGCCCGCGTGGCACTGGCTAAGGTAATTGTAAGTAAAGCCAACTTCCTGATGTTGGATGAACCTACCAACCACCTGGATATGCACAGTGTGGAACTGCTGGCCGATGCCTTAAACAAATACGAGGGCAGCCTGATATTTGTAAGCCACGACCGTTTCTTTATTTCCCGCACTGCCAATAAAATATGGGAAATCATTGATCACGAGATCAAAGAGTTCAAAGGCACCTACACCGAGTACATGGAGTGGAAGGAAAGAATGGCCAAACAGCAGCGCAACAACAAAGACAAAGAAGCGCCCGCCAAAGAAGCTCCTAAACAGGAAGCGCAACCGGCAAAAGCTGCCCCACAACCAAAGGCTGCTTTAGACCAGGACCAGAAAAAAGAACTGCAACGCCTGCAAAAGCAATTCAGCAAAGCCGAGCAAGACCTGGCACGCGTTCAGGAAGAAGCCAAAAAGCTGGAAGCTGAAATGGGTAACCCGGATAATTACTCCGACAAAACCAAATTCACTGCACTGGAACAACAATACAAAGCCGTACAGCAAAAGCTGGCTACCGCAAATAAGGAATATGAAACCTTGTTTGAAAAGGTAATGAGCATGGAAAGCTAG
- a CDS encoding DUF475 domain-containing protein, giving the protein MQHLIQDILDHPLPSLAIIGNLIIIESLLSVDNAAVLATMVMDLPEKDRSKALKYGIWGAYIFRGIAMLFAAILIRIWWLKPLGGLYLLWLAVDHYKDSWKIGDKGSALFKVLTLAGLVVAIRFDETLNATLFGVICAVSGIYIIYLLYTIFSRPKENHDEALKKAEGRFLKYFSGKIGPFWSTIILVEIMDLAFSIDNVFAAVAFTPNILLVCIGVFIGILAMRFVAQSFVKLMEKFHFLETAAFIVIAILGVKLALSLYEHFHESTPLSVFLASHKADVVTSLLTVGIFFIPMITSILFNFPKKHKVTEDESN; this is encoded by the coding sequence ATGCAGCATTTGATACAGGATATTTTAGATCATCCCTTGCCGTCCCTGGCAATTATTGGAAATCTGATAATTATAGAAAGTCTGCTTTCGGTAGATAATGCGGCCGTTCTGGCCACGATGGTGATGGATTTACCCGAAAAAGACAGGAGTAAAGCGCTGAAATATGGTATTTGGGGCGCGTATATTTTCCGGGGTATTGCCATGCTGTTTGCCGCCATATTGATACGTATCTGGTGGTTGAAGCCATTGGGAGGCTTGTACCTGCTGTGGCTGGCGGTAGACCATTATAAAGACAGTTGGAAAATAGGAGATAAGGGCTCGGCGCTGTTTAAAGTGCTTACCCTGGCCGGCCTGGTGGTAGCTATCCGTTTTGATGAAACCCTGAATGCTACCTTATTCGGTGTTATTTGTGCCGTATCGGGCATTTATATAATATACCTGTTGTATACTATTTTTTCCCGCCCGAAAGAAAACCATGATGAGGCGTTGAAAAAGGCGGAGGGCAGGTTTTTGAAATATTTTTCCGGAAAAATAGGTCCATTCTGGAGTACGATTATCCTGGTGGAGATTATGGACCTGGCCTTTTCGATAGACAATGTATTTGCTGCTGTGGCCTTTACGCCTAATATATTATTGGTGTGCATTGGCGTGTTTATAGGCATATTAGCCATGCGTTTTGTGGCCCAGTCGTTTGTGAAACTGATGGAAAAGTTTCATTTCCTGGAAACTGCTGCATTTATTGTTATAGCCATTCTGGGAGTAAAGCTGGCGCTTTCTTTGTACGAGCATTTTCACGAAAGCACGCCTTTGAGCGTGTTTTTGGCGAGCCATAAAGCAGACGTGGTGACTTCCCTGTTAACAGTTGGTATATTTTTTATACCTATGATAACATCTATTCTGTTTAACTTTCCCAAAAAGCATAAGGTAACAGAAGACGAAAGCAACTAA
- a CDS encoding DUF3347 domain-containing protein: MKKVSIVIVVVVVAIAAWLVLRKKDSTPEAPKQQALAISKNSDAFNHGFNTMLENYYSLKNAFVEWDTASVMKAAAVLAASTEKVPFSELKGDTTIKETAKTFAESIAAESNTIIGAPGIEEKRRAFYTLSESLYNLVRTVHYDQTVIYHVSCPMAFNDSEEASWISGTNQVENPYLGKKHPKYKGTMVECGAVQDSIDFRQK, translated from the coding sequence ATGAAAAAGGTATCGATTGTAATAGTAGTGGTGGTAGTAGCTATAGCAGCGTGGCTGGTGCTGCGTAAAAAAGATAGCACACCCGAAGCGCCTAAGCAACAGGCATTGGCCATTAGCAAAAACAGTGATGCATTTAACCATGGTTTTAACACCATGCTGGAAAACTACTACAGCCTGAAAAATGCGTTTGTGGAGTGGGATACTGCCAGTGTAATGAAAGCGGCAGCTGTATTAGCCGCCAGTACAGAAAAAGTGCCTTTTAGTGAGTTGAAAGGGGATACTACCATTAAGGAAACCGCTAAAACTTTTGCGGAAAGTATCGCTGCAGAAAGCAATACTATAATAGGTGCACCTGGGATTGAAGAAAAAAGACGTGCGTTTTATACTTTATCGGAAAGCCTGTATAACCTGGTAAGAACGGTACATTATGATCAGACCGTTATTTACCATGTGAGCTGCCCGATGGCTTTTAACGATAGTGAAGAAGCCAGCTGGATAAGTGGCACTAACCAGGTGGAAAATCCTTACCTGGGTAAAAAGCATCCCAAGTATAAGGGTACTATGGTGGAGTGTGGCGCTGTTCAGGATTCTATTGACTTCCGGCAGAAATAG
- the thrS gene encoding threonine--tRNA ligase: protein MINITFPDGAVRQYESGSSALDIARSISEGLARKVLAANVNGQVWDATRPLTEDASVKFLTWDDTDGKSTFWHSSAHLMAEAVESLFPGAKFWVGPALDKGFYYDIDLGDRKMSEDDLAVLEKKMTELAKQNNAYIRKEMPKAEAVAYFTEKGDEYKLDLLKNLEDGKISFYTQGQFTDLCRGPHIPATGTIKAIKLTSIAGAYWKGDEKNKQLTRIYGVTFPTQKELDEYILMLEEAKKRDHRKLGKELGIYTMDDDVGPGLPLWMPNGTIIIEELEKLAKETEEDAEYKRVVTPHLAKESMYLTSGHLPYYADSMYPAMEMDGTKYYLKAMNCPHHHKIFAAEPRSYKDLPLRLAEYGTCYRYEQSGELFGLMRVRCLHMNDAHIYCTKEQFAQEFKAVNAMYLKYFALFGIDKYVMRLSLHEPSKLGQKYINEPELWLETEQMVREVLTEMGTPFVEVPDEGAFYGPKIDVQIWSAIGREFTLATNQVDFAQGRRFKLEYATKDNTAEAPLIIHRAPLGTHERFIGFLLEHYAGKFPVWLAPQQVKILPISDKFLPYAEEVKKQLRKARVRVDIDDRSEKIGKKIRDTELSRVPYMLIIGEKEVEEGRLSVRRQGVGDTGSVTVQEFINTIVEEIAERKA, encoded by the coding sequence ATGATAAATATTACTTTCCCGGACGGAGCAGTACGCCAATATGAAAGTGGCAGTAGTGCATTAGACATCGCCAGGTCCATCAGCGAAGGCCTGGCCAGAAAAGTTTTGGCCGCGAATGTCAATGGCCAGGTATGGGACGCCACAAGGCCCCTTACCGAAGACGCAAGCGTGAAGTTTCTGACGTGGGACGACACGGATGGCAAGTCTACGTTCTGGCATTCCTCTGCTCACCTGATGGCCGAAGCGGTGGAAAGTTTGTTCCCTGGCGCTAAATTCTGGGTAGGACCTGCTTTGGATAAAGGCTTCTACTATGATATAGACCTGGGCGATCGTAAGATGAGCGAAGACGATCTGGCGGTACTGGAAAAGAAAATGACAGAGCTGGCGAAGCAAAACAACGCCTACATCCGTAAAGAAATGCCTAAAGCAGAAGCGGTGGCTTACTTTACAGAGAAAGGGGATGAGTACAAGCTGGACCTGTTAAAGAACCTGGAAGACGGGAAGATCAGTTTCTATACCCAGGGACAGTTTACCGATTTATGTCGCGGACCACACATTCCTGCTACCGGTACTATCAAAGCGATTAAGTTAACCAGTATAGCCGGTGCTTACTGGAAGGGGGATGAAAAGAATAAGCAACTTACCCGTATATATGGTGTAACCTTCCCTACACAGAAAGAGTTGGATGAGTACATTCTGATGCTGGAGGAAGCTAAAAAACGCGACCACCGCAAACTGGGTAAAGAACTGGGTATTTATACCATGGACGATGATGTGGGTCCGGGTTTGCCTTTATGGATGCCTAATGGTACTATTATTATAGAAGAGCTGGAGAAGCTGGCGAAAGAAACAGAAGAAGATGCGGAGTATAAGCGTGTGGTTACGCCGCACCTGGCTAAAGAAAGCATGTACTTAACCAGCGGTCACCTGCCTTATTATGCAGATAGTATGTATCCTGCCATGGAAATGGACGGTACCAAATACTACCTGAAGGCCATGAACTGTCCGCACCACCACAAAATATTTGCGGCAGAGCCAAGAAGTTATAAAGACCTTCCGTTGCGTTTGGCTGAATACGGCACCTGCTATCGTTATGAGCAGAGTGGTGAGCTGTTTGGCCTGATGCGTGTACGTTGCCTGCATATGAACGATGCGCATATTTACTGTACCAAAGAGCAGTTTGCGCAGGAGTTTAAGGCCGTGAACGCGATGTACCTGAAATATTTTGCCCTGTTTGGTATTGATAAATATGTAATGCGTTTATCGCTGCACGAGCCATCCAAACTGGGTCAGAAATACATTAACGAGCCTGAGCTGTGGTTAGAAACAGAGCAGATGGTGCGTGAGGTGCTGACAGAAATGGGAACTCCTTTTGTGGAAGTTCCGGACGAGGGCGCGTTCTATGGTCCGAAAATTGATGTTCAAATCTGGAGTGCAATTGGCCGTGAATTTACCCTGGCTACCAACCAGGTGGATTTTGCCCAGGGTCGCCGTTTTAAACTGGAATATGCCACTAAGGATAATACCGCAGAAGCGCCATTGATCATTCACAGGGCGCCGCTGGGTACCCATGAAAGGTTTATCGGCTTCCTGCTGGAACATTATGCTGGCAAATTCCCGGTTTGGTTAGCACCACAACAGGTAAAAATTCTACCTATCAGCGACAAATTTCTGCCTTATGCAGAGGAAGTAAAAAAACAATTACGCAAAGCGCGTGTTAGAGTAGATATTGACGACCGTAGCGAAAAGATTGGTAAAAAGATCCGTGACACCGAATTAAGCCGTGTTCCGTACATGCTGATTATAGGCGAAAAAGAGGTGGAAGAAGGACGTTTATCTGTTCGCAGACAGGGTGTTGGAGATACCGGCAGCGTAACCGTGCAGGAGTTTATTAACACTATTGTAGAGGAAATTGCTGAAAGAAAAGCATAA
- the infC gene encoding translation initiation factor IF-3: MALPNRGGGGRMNPRFNRQPEPEHRINERIRVPQVRLVGDNVTVGVYPLEEARKIAQQQELDLVEISPNADPPVCKVIDYKKFLYEKKRKEKEMKANAKQSEVKEIRFTPGTDDHDFDFKAKHAEKFLKDGNKVKAYVQFKGRAIMFKDRGELLLLKFAERLTEAGVLEGMPKMEGKRMLVMFAPKSQKKPVTPAKA, from the coding sequence ATGGCTTTACCAAATAGAGGGGGAGGGGGCAGAATGAATCCCCGGTTTAACAGGCAACCAGAGCCTGAACATCGCATTAACGAAAGAATCAGGGTACCTCAGGTGCGCCTGGTAGGTGACAATGTTACTGTAGGTGTGTATCCGCTGGAAGAAGCGCGTAAAATTGCGCAACAGCAGGAGCTTGACCTGGTAGAAATTTCACCAAATGCCGATCCTCCCGTATGTAAAGTGATCGATTATAAAAAATTCCTGTACGAGAAAAAGCGTAAGGAAAAGGAAATGAAGGCGAATGCCAAGCAGAGCGAAGTAAAAGAAATTCGCTTTACGCCTGGTACGGATGATCACGATTTCGATTTCAAAGCGAAACACGCCGAAAAGTTCCTGAAGGATGGCAACAAGGTAAAGGCTTATGTACAGTTTAAAGGCCGCGCTATTATGTTTAAAGACAGGGGCGAGCTGTTACTGCTGAAATTTGCAGAAAGACTTACAGAAGCCGGCGTACTGGAAGGTATGCCCAAGATGGAAGGGAAAAGGATGCTGGTAATGTTTGCGCCTAAGAGCCAAAAGAAGCCGGTTACACCTGCCAAAGCATAA
- the rpmI gene encoding 50S ribosomal protein L35, whose amino-acid sequence MPKVKTNSSAKKRFKVTATGEISYQKPFKRHILTKKSTKRKRAMRVKGVVGAPNKDFVMRLLRLK is encoded by the coding sequence ATGCCAAAGGTAAAAACCAATTCAAGCGCTAAAAAGCGTTTTAAGGTTACAGCAACAGGAGAAATCTCTTACCAAAAGCCCTTCAAACGTCACATCTTAACTAAGAAGTCTACTAAACGTAAAAGAGCAATGCGCGTTAAAGGCGTAGTAGGCGCTCCTAACAAAGATTTCGTAATGCGTTTATTACGTCTGAAATAA